The following proteins are co-located in the Hypomesus transpacificus isolate Combined female chromosome 23, fHypTra1, whole genome shotgun sequence genome:
- the ccdc141 gene encoding coiled-coil domain-containing protein 141 isoform X3: MSSEGDSGGQPSSTTISTIAVQAGDSQIIITLLKSGPLLQLQLTEAQPDLLEMGSNQEETKKLMEEHDQLLTKLKKYEGGVWALLEEADKTAEEKRRDEGEVYEAMADTLSQAWSSLISLLERRKTLLQLSSEFFDRALEFAIRIDEAEEFQSRGQELEDTESLRELLQTHSVMKRGLLERSLLVMTKREELMSCLRELQQMEELRGCGAAGLQGWSSSCSRVESLVEILQDRRRQVDLSMNQQQLHLQLILRLFQWERQEQEVTEWFRSQAEVYLERDALGSSLSESQGLLQEYRDFEAKAKEWSLLVERLLTQASELQTEELQLHPEECPEAGQVCERSGTLKSLQDKLWSLMMGRQAQLQESNAFFDSANKAFEVLGGIESQIKNLKTQTMSLTELAKKHEELLRNIKDSSMEPIQRGQLMLLKSHLHSNQMAGVQRMLGYVCERVESLSRECHAHRALADKKQQLVSSCEDLIDKISVWIKGCSHVLSSNTEPGEQLSQSEDLLNKHLELSEQTRETAADAEAMSELLLELRDLECPEATELSNKASLLEEELKTVTRNISQRIESIRPYVGFLRIAEEVEEQMQGLRESYNRKPEEEENEESGGGGGGVGVKEQADARWQSMLQRFLTMQDQGNNFINSNMVSEKLNLNVRAAIVVVEKTMEDLTKRKGDLSDLWTSWQLHVSHIKSVKKQWKRFKEQLKKTLNDLRSVEEVLVPTTKIDLGSDLQTVSKLLENFNLAKPQFMQLNAEVEYMVKTSELLALKGVPVREKSERVTELLQLHHRIKEKIREYEALLNMAVKFHQLHNELEKLLSCEPVRAFSETSQARTQLSQHQERQSHVRHLHKLALSLGTDITTSVQQSQATGFCVRRLAERLERLERGCASWIAQAHRCEESLTSNVHYCVFKEEITELRESFKDLKKKLNNLKFNYMKKNEKSRNLKAVKNQIQQIDVYVEKLQVLKRRIQVFTAKVSSSSERHLVGSSPREVEDAVNELQRQLGDFDRSVEEYRQNLEMSVKLQQAMEEYQFWCDEASATIVRVGKYSSQCQTREAVATLYKQFEKFVWPTVPQQEERISQITELAIKLHGAEEGKRYIDKTVTKHNEIVESIKELCNGLMDLEAKLQTGAVKQLSEDKQDVTELQDKTSNQLAEKTENQLLDCLDVSEQKETGHTPELTTGDDGKEIPIKTLTSKNPPLKKTESQDLPDKQTEGARHTVPERQTVVSESSSFTQEEYSQTSRVETFTSRSTVERKEERHSSFSCTHTFNLSCSPHTLSEKDRKAHALHQSGPGAQVRANSPPLAPSSGHSFSDIQKEFQKKESKGLGLKNAQELTHNFTGYHTSSDPQDAAGGLAEAEALTEESLSNDELKNGESLASGDHIQLSHKEGKHALFIERVKEGDAGVYEIQASSSSGSVSSSAALQVTGNSYPNLFTSLQLDWHTCFGTLCILLWLLYLLVL; the protein is encoded by the exons ATGTCCAGCGAAGGTGACAGTGGAGGTCAGCCTTCCTCGACCACTATCAGCACCATTGCAGTCCAGGCTGGGGATTCCCAGATCATCATCACTCTCCTCAAG agTGGGCCGCTACTGCAGCTTCAGTTAACCGAGGCCCAGCCAGACCTGCTGGAGATGGGCAGCAACCAAGAAGAAACCAAGAAACTCATGGAGGAGCACGACCAGCTCCTGACCAAACTCAAG AAATACGAGGGAGGAGTGTGGGCTCTGCTGGAGGAAGCAGACAAAACcgcggaggagaagaggagggatgagggggaggtgtATGAGGCCATGGCTGACACGCTGAGCCAGGCATGGAGCAGCCTCATCTCCCTGCTGGAGAGGCGCAAGACACTGCTGCAGTTGTCCTCCGAGTTTTTTGACCGCGCGCTGGAG TTTGCCATCAGGATCGACGAGGCGGAGGAGTTCCAGAGCCGAggccaggagctggaggacacagagagtCTGAGGGAactgctgcagacacacagcgtcatgaagagag GTTTGTTGGAGAGGTCCCTGCTGGTTATGACCAAACGTGAGGAGCTGATGTCGTGTCTGCGGGAGCTGCAGCAGATGGAGGAGCTGCGAGGCTGCGgcgctgcagggctgcaggggtggagcagcagctgcagcagggtggagagCCTGGTGGAGATCCTGCAGGACAGGCGCAGGCAGGTGGACCTCAGCATGaaccagcagcagctccacctGCAGCTCATCCTGCGCCTCTTCCAGTGGGaaagacaggaacaggaa GTGACAGAGTGGTTCAGGAGCCAGGCAGAGGTGTACCTGGAAAGAGATGCACTGGGCTCCAGTCTGTCCGAGAGCCAAGGGCTGCTTCAGGAGTACAGAGACTTTGAGGCCAAAGCCAAG GAGTGGAGCCTCCTGGTGGAGAGGTTGCTGACTCAGGCCTCAGAGCTGCAGACAGAGGAGCTGCAGCTGCACCCTGAGGAATGTCCTGAGGCAGGgcaggtgtgtgagaggagtgGGACTCTGAAGAGCCTCCAAGACAAGCTCTGGAGCCTGATGATGGGCCGTCAGGCTCAGCTACAGGAAAGCAACGCCTTCTTTGACAGCGCCAATAAG GCGTTTGAGGTCCTTGGAGGCATCGAGAGTCAGATCAAGAATCTGAAGACCCAGACGATGAGTTTAACAGAGCTGGCGAAGAAGCATGAGGAGCTGCTGAGGAACATCAAGGATTCTTCCATGGAGCCAATCCAGAGAGGACAGCTCATGCTGCTGAAGAGCCACCTACACAG TAACCAGATGGCAGGGGTGCAGAGGATGCTGGGATACGTCTGCGAACGAGTCGAGAGTTTGAGTCGGGAGTGCCATGCCCACAGAGCCCTGGCTGATAAAAAGCAGCAGTTAGTGTCCTCATGTGAGGACCTGATAGACAAG ATCTCCGTGTGGATAAAGGGCTGCAGCCATGTTCTATCAAGCAACACCGAACCTGGAGAGCAGCTGTCTCAGTCTGAGGACCTCCTCAACAAACACCTGGAGCTCTCGGAGCAGACACGG GAGACGGCGGCTGATGCAGAGGCCATGTCTGAGCTCCTGCTGGAGCTGAGGGACCTCGAGTGTCCCGAGGCAACCGAGCTCTCCAACAAAGCCAGTCTGCTGGAGGAAGAGCTGAAGACCGTCACAAGGAACATTAGCCAGCGCATCGAGAGCATACGACCATACGTGGGCTTCCTCAGGATTGCTGAGGAG gtggaggagcagatGCAAGGCCTGAGAGAATCCTACAACAGGAAgccagaagaggaagagaatgaagagagtggaggaggaggaggtggtgtgggGGTGAAAGAGCAGGCTGATGCCCGCTGGCAGAGCATGCTACAGAGGTTCCTCACCATGCAGGACCAGGGCAACAACTTCATCAACTCTAACATG GTGAGTGAGAAGCTGAACCTGAATGTCCGAGCTGCCATTGTGGTGGTGGAGAAGACCATGGAGGACCTGACCAAGAGGAAAGGGGACCTGTCAGACCTGTGGACCTCTTGGCAGCTGCATGTCAGTCACATCAAGTCTGTCAAGAAGCAGTGGAAGAGGTTTAAAGAACAGTTGAAAAAG ACGCTTAATGACCTGAGGTCAGTGGAAGAGGTTCTGGTTCCAACCACCAAGATAGACCTGGGCTCAGACCTACAGACAGTCTCCAAACTACTGGAGAACTTCAACCTGGCCAAGCCTCAGTTTATG CAACTGAATGCTGAAGTAGAGTACATGGTGAAGACGTCGGAGCTGCTGGCCCTCAAGGGAGTTCCTGTCAGGGAGAAAAGTGAGAGAGTCACAGAGCTTCTCCAGCTGCACCACAGGATCAAAGAGAAGATCAGAGAGTACGAGGCGCTCCTCAACATGGCCGTCAAGTTCCACCAGCTCCACAACGAG CTGGAGAAGTTGCTGTCGTGTGAGCCGGTGCGAGCCTTCAGTGAGACGAGTCAGGCCCGGACACAGCTGAGCCAGCACCAGGAGAGGCAGAGCCACGTCCGACACCTCCACAAGCTGGCCCTCTCCCTGGGAACGGACATCACCACCTCCGTACAGCAGTCG CAGGCCACGGGGTTCTGTGTGCGTCGCCTGGCGGAACGTCTTGAGCGTCTGGAGAGAGGCTGTGCCTCCTGGATCGCCCAGGCCCACCGCTGCGAGGAGAGTCTCACCAGCAATGTCCACTACTGCGTCTTCAAGGAGGAGATCACAGAG TTAAGAGAATCATTTAAGGACTTGAAGAAGAAGTTAAACAACCTGAAATTCAACTACATGAAGAAAAATGAAAAGTCCAGGAACCTGAAAGCAGTGAAGAACCAAATACAGCAAATTGACGTTTATGTTGAGAAGCTACAG GTGTTGAAGCGTCGTATTCAGGTGTTCACGGCAAAGGTGTCGTCCAGCTCAGAGCGCCACCTAGTGGGCAGCAGccccagggaggtggaggatgcCGTCAACgagctccagaggcagctgggaGACTTTGATCGCAGCGTGGAGGAGTACAGACAGAACCTGGAGATGAGTGTGAAGCTGCAGCAAGCCATGGAAGAG TATCAGTTCTGGTGTGACGAAGCCAGTGCAACCATTGTGCGGGTGGGAAAATACTCTTCCCAGTGCCAAACCAGGGAGGCTGTGGCTACCCTCTACAAACAGTTTGAGAAGTTCGTCTGGCCAACTGTCCCTCAGCAAGAGGAGAGGATCAGCCAGATCACTGAACTGGCTATCAAGCTGCACG GTGCTGAGGAGGGCAAGAGGTACATAGACAAAACTGTCACTAAACACAATGAGATAGTGGAGTCTATCAAAGAGCTGTGTAATGGACTGATGGACCTGGAGGCCAAACTACAG ACGGGAGCTGTAAAGCAGCTGTCAGAGGACAAGCAGGATGTGACAGAACTGCAGGACAAAACCTCCAACCAGCTAGCAGAGAAGACCGAAAACCAACTCCTTGACTGTCTGGATGTG TCGGAGCAGAAAGAAACTGGACATACTCCGGAACTCACCACAGGGGATGATGGGAAAGAGATCCCAATCAAGACACTGACCAGTAAGAATCCTCCTCTGAAGAAGACAGAAAGCCAGGACCtcccagacaagcagacagaaggcgccagacacacagtcccagagagacagactgtggtGTCAGAGAGCAGCTCGTTCACCCAGGAGGAGTACTCACAGACCAGCCGAGTGGAAACCTTCACCAGCAGGTCCACggtggagaggaaagaggagcgccactcctccttctcctgcacgCACACCTTCAACCTGTCTtgttctccacacacactgtcggAGAAGGACAGGAAGGCCCATGCTTTACACCAGTCAGGGCCTGGTGCTCAAGTTAGGGCCAATtcccctcccctggccccttCCTCTGGCCACAGCTTCTCCGACATCCAGAAAGAGTTCCAGAAGAAGGAGAGTAAGGGACTAGGGCTGAAGAATGCTCAGGAGCTAACTCATAACTTTACTGGTTACCACACATCCTCTGATCCTCAG GATGCAGCTGGAGGACTGGCAGAGGCAGAAGCTCTCACAGAAGAGTCACTGTCTAATGACGA GTTGAAGAACGGCGAGAGCCTGGCCAGTGGCGACCACATACAGCTGTCCCACAAGGAGGGCAAGCACGCCCTGTTCAttgagagggtgaaggagggtgaCGCTGGGGTGTATGAGATCCAGGCCTCAAGCTCCAGCGGCTCAGTGTCTTCTAGTGCCGCTCTGCAGGTGACAGGTAACAGTTACCCCAacctcttcacctccctccagcTGGACTGGCACACCTGTTTCGGCACGCTGTGCATCCTCCTGTGGCTGCTCTACCTGTTGGTGCTGTGA
- the ccdc141 gene encoding coiled-coil domain-containing protein 141 isoform X1 yields MSSEGDSGGQPSSTTISTIAVQAGDSQIIITLLKSGPLLQLQLTEAQPDLLEMGSNQEETKKLMEEHDQLLTKLKKYEGGVWALLEEADKTAEEKRRDEGEVYEAMADTLSQAWSSLISLLERRKTLLQLSSEFFDRALEFAIRIDEAEEFQSRGQELEDTESLRELLQTHSVMKRGLLERSLLVMTKREELMSCLRELQQMEELRGCGAAGLQGWSSSCSRVESLVEILQDRRRQVDLSMNQQQLHLQLILRLFQWERQEQEVTEWFRSQAEVYLERDALGSSLSESQGLLQEYRDFEAKAKEWSLLVERLLTQASELQTEELQLHPEECPEAGQVCERSGTLKSLQDKLWSLMMGRQAQLQESNAFFDSANKAFEVLGGIESQIKNLKTQTMSLTELAKKHEELLRNIKDSSMEPIQRGQLMLLKSHLHSNQMAGVQRMLGYVCERVESLSRECHAHRALADKKQQLVSSCEDLIDKISVWIKGCSHVLSSNTEPGEQLSQSEDLLNKHLELSEQTRETAADAEAMSELLLELRDLECPEATELSNKASLLEEELKTVTRNISQRIESIRPYVGFLRIAEEVEEQMQGLRESYNRKPEEEENEESGGGGGGVGVKEQADARWQSMLQRFLTMQDQGNNFINSNMVSEKLNLNVRAAIVVVEKTMEDLTKRKGDLSDLWTSWQLHVSHIKSVKKQWKRFKEQLKKTLNDLRSVEEVLVPTTKIDLGSDLQTVSKLLENFNLAKPQFMQLNAEVEYMVKTSELLALKGVPVREKSERVTELLQLHHRIKEKIREYEALLNMAVKFHQLHNELEKLLSCEPVRAFSETSQARTQLSQHQERQSHVRHLHKLALSLGTDITTSVQQSQATGFCVRRLAERLERLERGCASWIAQAHRCEESLTSNVHYCVFKEEITELRESFKDLKKKLNNLKFNYMKKNEKSRNLKAVKNQIQQIDVYVEKLQVLKRRIQVFTAKVSSSSERHLVGSSPREVEDAVNELQRQLGDFDRSVEEYRQNLEMSVKLQQAMEEYQFWCDEASATIVRVGKYSSQCQTREAVATLYKQFEKFVWPTVPQQEERISQITELAIKLHGAEEGKRYIDKTVTKHNEIVESIKELCNGLMDLEAKLQTGAVKQLSEDKQDVTELQDKTSNQLAEKTENQLLDCLDVSEQKETGHTPELTTGDDGKEIPIKTLTSKNPPLKKTESQDLPDKQTEGARHTVPERQTVVSESSSFTQEEYSQTSRVETFTSRSTVERKEERHSSFSCTHTFNLSCSPHTLSEKDRKAHALHQSGPGAQVRANSPPLAPSSGHSFSDIQKEFQKKESKGLGLKNAQELTHNFTGYHTSSDPQDAAGGLAEAEALTEESLSNDEYECTSPDDISLPPLSETPESNIVQLENDLDDGCCVSSSHSIHINQCNQYSQQSQTQPEPSCQAQPGLAESNPSPTAGLGSRFRAESSSFVQSPLTVPSPSLVSTTLSSILKTKTSHPSPGPSLPQGTAHSSSFPIGSSNHNHGLQPDCDLPGASLPPDLASLPLGTSSQFHQTIYSLHESVTEIQECVHDPCVPRGAAASARPCYTHASPSSLTTEQDPDVCRPMAIREEIRLPSASRAMGSLAAQGPYLTRPLASATVVEGSPVTLEVEVTGYPEPTLTWLKNGESLASGDHIQLSHKEGKHALFIERVKEGDAGVYEIQASSSSGSVSSSAALQVTGNSYPNLFTSLQLDWHTCFGTLCILLWLLYLLVL; encoded by the exons ATGTCCAGCGAAGGTGACAGTGGAGGTCAGCCTTCCTCGACCACTATCAGCACCATTGCAGTCCAGGCTGGGGATTCCCAGATCATCATCACTCTCCTCAAG agTGGGCCGCTACTGCAGCTTCAGTTAACCGAGGCCCAGCCAGACCTGCTGGAGATGGGCAGCAACCAAGAAGAAACCAAGAAACTCATGGAGGAGCACGACCAGCTCCTGACCAAACTCAAG AAATACGAGGGAGGAGTGTGGGCTCTGCTGGAGGAAGCAGACAAAACcgcggaggagaagaggagggatgagggggaggtgtATGAGGCCATGGCTGACACGCTGAGCCAGGCATGGAGCAGCCTCATCTCCCTGCTGGAGAGGCGCAAGACACTGCTGCAGTTGTCCTCCGAGTTTTTTGACCGCGCGCTGGAG TTTGCCATCAGGATCGACGAGGCGGAGGAGTTCCAGAGCCGAggccaggagctggaggacacagagagtCTGAGGGAactgctgcagacacacagcgtcatgaagagag GTTTGTTGGAGAGGTCCCTGCTGGTTATGACCAAACGTGAGGAGCTGATGTCGTGTCTGCGGGAGCTGCAGCAGATGGAGGAGCTGCGAGGCTGCGgcgctgcagggctgcaggggtggagcagcagctgcagcagggtggagagCCTGGTGGAGATCCTGCAGGACAGGCGCAGGCAGGTGGACCTCAGCATGaaccagcagcagctccacctGCAGCTCATCCTGCGCCTCTTCCAGTGGGaaagacaggaacaggaa GTGACAGAGTGGTTCAGGAGCCAGGCAGAGGTGTACCTGGAAAGAGATGCACTGGGCTCCAGTCTGTCCGAGAGCCAAGGGCTGCTTCAGGAGTACAGAGACTTTGAGGCCAAAGCCAAG GAGTGGAGCCTCCTGGTGGAGAGGTTGCTGACTCAGGCCTCAGAGCTGCAGACAGAGGAGCTGCAGCTGCACCCTGAGGAATGTCCTGAGGCAGGgcaggtgtgtgagaggagtgGGACTCTGAAGAGCCTCCAAGACAAGCTCTGGAGCCTGATGATGGGCCGTCAGGCTCAGCTACAGGAAAGCAACGCCTTCTTTGACAGCGCCAATAAG GCGTTTGAGGTCCTTGGAGGCATCGAGAGTCAGATCAAGAATCTGAAGACCCAGACGATGAGTTTAACAGAGCTGGCGAAGAAGCATGAGGAGCTGCTGAGGAACATCAAGGATTCTTCCATGGAGCCAATCCAGAGAGGACAGCTCATGCTGCTGAAGAGCCACCTACACAG TAACCAGATGGCAGGGGTGCAGAGGATGCTGGGATACGTCTGCGAACGAGTCGAGAGTTTGAGTCGGGAGTGCCATGCCCACAGAGCCCTGGCTGATAAAAAGCAGCAGTTAGTGTCCTCATGTGAGGACCTGATAGACAAG ATCTCCGTGTGGATAAAGGGCTGCAGCCATGTTCTATCAAGCAACACCGAACCTGGAGAGCAGCTGTCTCAGTCTGAGGACCTCCTCAACAAACACCTGGAGCTCTCGGAGCAGACACGG GAGACGGCGGCTGATGCAGAGGCCATGTCTGAGCTCCTGCTGGAGCTGAGGGACCTCGAGTGTCCCGAGGCAACCGAGCTCTCCAACAAAGCCAGTCTGCTGGAGGAAGAGCTGAAGACCGTCACAAGGAACATTAGCCAGCGCATCGAGAGCATACGACCATACGTGGGCTTCCTCAGGATTGCTGAGGAG gtggaggagcagatGCAAGGCCTGAGAGAATCCTACAACAGGAAgccagaagaggaagagaatgaagagagtggaggaggaggaggtggtgtgggGGTGAAAGAGCAGGCTGATGCCCGCTGGCAGAGCATGCTACAGAGGTTCCTCACCATGCAGGACCAGGGCAACAACTTCATCAACTCTAACATG GTGAGTGAGAAGCTGAACCTGAATGTCCGAGCTGCCATTGTGGTGGTGGAGAAGACCATGGAGGACCTGACCAAGAGGAAAGGGGACCTGTCAGACCTGTGGACCTCTTGGCAGCTGCATGTCAGTCACATCAAGTCTGTCAAGAAGCAGTGGAAGAGGTTTAAAGAACAGTTGAAAAAG ACGCTTAATGACCTGAGGTCAGTGGAAGAGGTTCTGGTTCCAACCACCAAGATAGACCTGGGCTCAGACCTACAGACAGTCTCCAAACTACTGGAGAACTTCAACCTGGCCAAGCCTCAGTTTATG CAACTGAATGCTGAAGTAGAGTACATGGTGAAGACGTCGGAGCTGCTGGCCCTCAAGGGAGTTCCTGTCAGGGAGAAAAGTGAGAGAGTCACAGAGCTTCTCCAGCTGCACCACAGGATCAAAGAGAAGATCAGAGAGTACGAGGCGCTCCTCAACATGGCCGTCAAGTTCCACCAGCTCCACAACGAG CTGGAGAAGTTGCTGTCGTGTGAGCCGGTGCGAGCCTTCAGTGAGACGAGTCAGGCCCGGACACAGCTGAGCCAGCACCAGGAGAGGCAGAGCCACGTCCGACACCTCCACAAGCTGGCCCTCTCCCTGGGAACGGACATCACCACCTCCGTACAGCAGTCG CAGGCCACGGGGTTCTGTGTGCGTCGCCTGGCGGAACGTCTTGAGCGTCTGGAGAGAGGCTGTGCCTCCTGGATCGCCCAGGCCCACCGCTGCGAGGAGAGTCTCACCAGCAATGTCCACTACTGCGTCTTCAAGGAGGAGATCACAGAG TTAAGAGAATCATTTAAGGACTTGAAGAAGAAGTTAAACAACCTGAAATTCAACTACATGAAGAAAAATGAAAAGTCCAGGAACCTGAAAGCAGTGAAGAACCAAATACAGCAAATTGACGTTTATGTTGAGAAGCTACAG GTGTTGAAGCGTCGTATTCAGGTGTTCACGGCAAAGGTGTCGTCCAGCTCAGAGCGCCACCTAGTGGGCAGCAGccccagggaggtggaggatgcCGTCAACgagctccagaggcagctgggaGACTTTGATCGCAGCGTGGAGGAGTACAGACAGAACCTGGAGATGAGTGTGAAGCTGCAGCAAGCCATGGAAGAG TATCAGTTCTGGTGTGACGAAGCCAGTGCAACCATTGTGCGGGTGGGAAAATACTCTTCCCAGTGCCAAACCAGGGAGGCTGTGGCTACCCTCTACAAACAGTTTGAGAAGTTCGTCTGGCCAACTGTCCCTCAGCAAGAGGAGAGGATCAGCCAGATCACTGAACTGGCTATCAAGCTGCACG GTGCTGAGGAGGGCAAGAGGTACATAGACAAAACTGTCACTAAACACAATGAGATAGTGGAGTCTATCAAAGAGCTGTGTAATGGACTGATGGACCTGGAGGCCAAACTACAG ACGGGAGCTGTAAAGCAGCTGTCAGAGGACAAGCAGGATGTGACAGAACTGCAGGACAAAACCTCCAACCAGCTAGCAGAGAAGACCGAAAACCAACTCCTTGACTGTCTGGATGTG TCGGAGCAGAAAGAAACTGGACATACTCCGGAACTCACCACAGGGGATGATGGGAAAGAGATCCCAATCAAGACACTGACCAGTAAGAATCCTCCTCTGAAGAAGACAGAAAGCCAGGACCtcccagacaagcagacagaaggcgccagacacacagtcccagagagacagactgtggtGTCAGAGAGCAGCTCGTTCACCCAGGAGGAGTACTCACAGACCAGCCGAGTGGAAACCTTCACCAGCAGGTCCACggtggagaggaaagaggagcgccactcctccttctcctgcacgCACACCTTCAACCTGTCTtgttctccacacacactgtcggAGAAGGACAGGAAGGCCCATGCTTTACACCAGTCAGGGCCTGGTGCTCAAGTTAGGGCCAATtcccctcccctggccccttCCTCTGGCCACAGCTTCTCCGACATCCAGAAAGAGTTCCAGAAGAAGGAGAGTAAGGGACTAGGGCTGAAGAATGCTCAGGAGCTAACTCATAACTTTACTGGTTACCACACATCCTCTGATCCTCAG GATGCAGCTGGAGGACTGGCAGAGGCAGAAGCTCTCACAGAAGAGTCACTGTCTAATGACGAGTACGAATGCACGTCACCTGATGACATTTCCCTGCCCCCTCTATCAGAAACCCCAGAGTCCAATATTGTCCAGTTAGAGAATGACCTGGATGACGGCTGCTGTGTAAGCTCCTCCCATAGCATCCACATCAACCAGTGTAACCAGTACAGCCAGCAGAGCCAGACCCAGCCTGAACCCAGCTGCCAGGCCCAGCCCGGTCTGGCAGAGAGCAATCCCTCCCCCACAGCAGGCCTGGGAAGCAGGTTCAGAGCTGAGTCTTCCTCCTTCGTCCAGAGCCCACTGACTGTCCCTTCTCCCAGCTTGGTCTCCACCACTCTTTCCAGCATCCTCAAGACCAAGACCAGTCATCCCAGCCCAGGACCCAGCCTACCCCAGGGCACTGCCCATTCCAGCAGTTTCCCCATAGGGAGCTCCAATCACAACCATGGTCTCCAACCCGATTGTGACCTGCCCGGTGCCAGCCTCCCTCCAGACCTAGCCAGCCTACCCTTGGGCACATCCAGCCAGTTTCACCAGACCATCTACTCGCTGCATGAAAGTGTCACTGAGATCCAGGAGTGTGTGCATGACCCCTGCGTGCCCCGCGGAGCCGCGGCCTCAGCCCGGCCTTGTTACACGCATGCCTCCCCTTCTTCACTAACCACAGAGCAGGACCCAGACGTGTGCCGGCCCATGGCCATCAGAGAGGAGATCAGACTGCCCTCCGCCAGCAGAGCCATGGGCAGCCTGGCAGCACAGGGGCCCTACCTCACCAGACCCCTGGCTAGTGCCACCGTAGTGGAGGGGTCGCCTGTGACTCTGGAGGTGGAGGTCACTGGATACCCTGAGCCTACACTCACATG GTTGAAGAACGGCGAGAGCCTGGCCAGTGGCGACCACATACAGCTGTCCCACAAGGAGGGCAAGCACGCCCTGTTCAttgagagggtgaaggagggtgaCGCTGGGGTGTATGAGATCCAGGCCTCAAGCTCCAGCGGCTCAGTGTCTTCTAGTGCCGCTCTGCAGGTGACAGGTAACAGTTACCCCAacctcttcacctccctccagcTGGACTGGCACACCTGTTTCGGCACGCTGTGCATCCTCCTGTGGCTGCTCTACCTGTTGGTGCTGTGA